One genomic window of Trichlorobacter lovleyi includes the following:
- a CDS encoding DUF6538 domain-containing protein has product MTGLVKRGKNYSLIVSVPLDVQAFVGKKQIWKSLKSTKYDHARIYARHFHAWIEGLFLLVRSRMITPEQIEGLVAEYGLQSLSIWQYFEQIPHDPSRRPTPAKIKESSEAFSNAVAEYQLKLATDDLDELDETADRLLTNSGTKPTAKIKKSAEYRQLKRGLVQADVDYCKIISERVRGEYDSDYQRRKISEWQSQKPKPKGVLLKTLLQVYVDDWIKTAKHEGRVHKKQSTYKTLYKNIYDCFKDDVYAASIGDEEIEKLKSYFAASKLKPATVNKKLEDLSSAYNWAMSNAAYKKNIICNPFKGLRLSVGRQRDRRDIFEDEQLQTYVNALAETYDTNHPEMLWIPIICMHSGMRPNEIAQLYTDDIILVRDRWFFEARNNKERKQSVKTDKGEAGVERRVPIHQNLIDLGLLEYIGKQSAESQVFPNCKYSIKDGYYSGSLSVALNQIIHEHVSSNKKLVLYSLRAQFRTTLEMIYTEMAIAGNHFGLSVFVDRSIDDIMGHVIKGGKGETVYRKQRDIICSEVVSRLKYDVDFSKLKHVLGVI; this is encoded by the coding sequence ATGACGGGACTAGTCAAACGTGGTAAAAATTACTCACTGATTGTGTCAGTACCTCTGGACGTACAGGCATTTGTTGGTAAAAAACAGATATGGAAGTCTCTAAAATCTACTAAATATGATCATGCAAGGATTTATGCCCGGCATTTTCATGCTTGGATTGAGGGATTATTTTTATTGGTGAGGTCTAGAATGATTACGCCTGAACAAATTGAGGGATTAGTTGCAGAATACGGATTGCAATCTTTAAGTATCTGGCAATATTTCGAGCAAATACCCCATGACCCTAGCCGTAGACCTACGCCTGCCAAAATAAAAGAGAGCAGTGAGGCTTTTAGCAACGCAGTAGCAGAGTATCAACTAAAATTAGCTACAGACGATCTGGATGAGCTTGACGAGACAGCAGACAGATTACTGACTAACTCAGGTACTAAACCAACAGCAAAAATCAAGAAATCGGCTGAATATAGACAACTCAAGCGGGGATTAGTTCAAGCTGATGTAGACTATTGCAAGATTATATCGGAGCGTGTCAGAGGAGAATATGACTCAGATTATCAGCGGCGTAAAATTAGTGAGTGGCAATCCCAAAAACCAAAACCTAAAGGGGTATTATTAAAGACCTTATTGCAGGTGTATGTTGATGATTGGATAAAAACAGCTAAGCATGAGGGTAGGGTGCACAAAAAACAATCAACGTACAAGACTTTGTACAAAAATATATATGATTGTTTTAAAGACGATGTATATGCCGCTAGCATAGGTGATGAGGAAATAGAAAAATTAAAGTCGTACTTTGCAGCTAGTAAACTCAAACCAGCAACGGTCAACAAAAAACTTGAAGACCTAAGCTCTGCTTATAACTGGGCTATGAGTAATGCGGCCTACAAAAAAAATATTATATGCAATCCATTCAAGGGATTGAGGTTGTCCGTTGGTAGACAACGAGACAGACGCGATATATTTGAGGATGAACAACTACAAACATATGTTAATGCACTAGCTGAGACTTATGATACTAACCACCCTGAAATGTTATGGATACCAATTATCTGTATGCACTCAGGTATGAGACCAAATGAGATAGCCCAACTCTATACAGACGATATTATTTTGGTGCGTGACAGGTGGTTTTTTGAGGCTAGAAATAATAAAGAGCGGAAACAATCAGTAAAAACAGATAAAGGAGAGGCAGGAGTAGAAAGAAGAGTTCCAATTCACCAGAATCTAATTGATTTAGGTCTTCTTGAATACATTGGAAAGCAATCAGCAGAAAGTCAAGTTTTCCCGAATTGTAAATATTCCATTAAAGACGGTTACTATTCTGGGTCGCTTAGCGTTGCACTAAATCAGATTATACATGAGCATGTGTCTAGCAATAAAAAGCTCGTCTTATACTCGTTACGGGCTCAATTTCGGACGACACTAGAGATGATTTATACTGAGATGGCAATAGCTGGAAATCATTTCGGTCTCAGTGTTTTTGTTGACAGATCAATAGATGACATTATGGGGCATGTAATTAAAGGCGGTAAGGGAGAAACCGTTTACCGTAAGCAAAGAGATATTATTTGCAGTGAGGTTGTTTCAAGACTGAAATATGATGTTGATTTTAGTAAATTAAAACATGTGCTTGGCGTTATTTAA